The genomic window CAAGATTCAGGGACTGGTCACGTCATGAAGGTTTTAGGAGTCCAGAGATCTGGGCATGTTAGGACGTCCTGTTCAAGGTCAAGAATGAGCTTTGAGCCTTGCATTTCCTACCACCAGGAAAAAGCTGGCAGATGGCAGGCCTCTGGGTTCTGGACACAGCACGATGATGCCACACACGGCACGATACCACACACGGCACGATACCAGACACGGCACAATGATGCCAGACACGGCACGATGCCAGACCCAGCACGATACCACACACGGCATGATGCCAGACACGGCACAATGCCAGACATGGCACGATACCAGATATGGATCTCCATCGGTTGGCACAGAGGCTTCTTGTTTTGAGTGGGGCCCAGGAAAAGGAAGGGTAGCGcagttggtgaggctgtggaacGAAGTCCTGCCACTCAGGTCCCGTGAGCTACCAGAGCTCTGGCACGGCGAGTACCTGCCGCAGGTGGGGAAGGATGCGTCAAGGGGTCTCCAGCAAGGCTCAAAAGAGCTGCAGCACAGGCCCTAAGTTTTGAAGCAAGGAGGTCCCGACTGCAACAGAGAACTGCAGACTGTTCAGAGGAGTTTCTGGGGATGGTGTAGCCACAGCTCCCACCAGAAGCCAGTGCCACAGGACCCACCCAGGCTAAGGTCAGCGGCACAGTGAGGATCCAGGGTAAGGAGCAGTGCACAGCCGGGCACCGGCCATGAGAGCCAAAGGGCTGCACGGGCAGGTGGCCCAGCTTCCAGCTTGCCTGCTGGTCAGGCCACAGCCTTGGGGGTCCCTGTGACTGGGTAGGGGTCAAGCCAGGCCTGCTTCATGGCGGTTGGGTTCGTGGTGGTCAGACCACTCCACTCGGGCTGGCCCTGGAGTCAGGAGTGGGGGCGATCCCTGGCCTCTCATGTGGAGAGAAGAGCAGCTCACGGTAAGGACACACGTGGACAGGGCTGGGGAAGGGCTCGGCTGGCCGGTCAGGGCCTGAGAAGGGCAAGGCTGGAAGACAGACTGGGGAATGGAACTGCCGGGTGGACACCGGTGTGGGGACTTGTGGGTGTTCACCAGGGGCCCCGGCTGCAGAGCAGGCACCAAGCCACCCACAAGCCAACGACGTGGCCGGCGAAGCAGCGTCGGTGCGCCCACACGGCTCCCGCCTGGAGCAATGGAGGAGCAGACGGAGCCGAGCACCCCACGACAAGCCCAGCTCCTCTCGGCAGCAGCACGCCCTATCCTCTGGCAATAAAGACCACCAGGGACCCTGGACACAAAACCAGCCAGAGACCAACCGGTCACTTGGAGGTAAACTCAGCCCTGGAGGCCCCTTCCCCTTGGAAAGACAACAGCTGGTATTCCAGGCAGGGACCCGCCTTTCCAGCCCACGGTGCCTCTGTCTGCCCTGGGAGACCGGCTCCTGTGTAACGGCCCCCAGGGCCCGACTGCTTCCGGCAAAGGGGTGCAGGGGGAGCACAGGCGCCGCAGAGCCTGCAGCCTCGGTGAGCTTCTTGGAAAGAGCTGCTGCCACTGTCCTGACACCAACCCTCTGGGACTGTGGTGGCCCTGTCCTCAATGGCCCCACAGAGGACCGCATGGGTCTGGGGACCAAGTTAGAGGCAGGAGTGGCCGCCCACTCACCAGCTCCCAGTGACCCACTGACAACGTGTGCTTCCTTTCCCTGTAACTCTAAGCTGTGAGAGCTCAGAGGTCCTAAAACCCAGCTACCTGGGACTGAGTGAGGCGCTGCCCCACTCGATGGCTGTGGGTCACCTGGCTGGGGCCGCTCCTGTTCCAGCGGACCAGCAGGCAGAGCACCCACCACTGGGCCAGGGCGGGGAGGATAGAGCCCTGCAAGAGCGAGAAGACCAGGACTCGGACCCCAGGGTGAGGGCCTGGGTCCCACCAGCAGAAGAGGggtgaaggctgggcatggtggctcacgcctgtaatcccagcactttaggaggcccaggcagggagaatcacttgaggccaggagtttgagaccagcctggcccacatggtgaaaccccgtctctactataaatacaaaaattagctgggcgcacacctgtagtcccagctactcgggaggctgaggcagtagaatcatttgaacacaggaggcggcggctgcggtgagccaagatcacaacactgcactctggcccgggtgacagaacaagactgcctggaaaaaacaaacaaacaaacaaaaaccggGAGTATCGGCTGAGCCTGGGCCAGCGGCTGCTGCAGGCTGGGGTTGGCCCCACTTCCCTCCTCCCCTAAGTCTTCCCAGAAACTGCCAACAATCGGAAGCCTGGAGAAGCCCATCCAGGTGGAATCCCCGGAGCGTGATGGGCATTGGGCCGAGAGACACGGCAAACTGTCGTGGAGGCCCTCACACTAGGCCCACTGCCTGTGGCCTCTCCTCTGGAGGGCTGCCGGGCCAGCAGGAACCAACTGACCCGGGGCCATGTAGcaccctccccagaggccaggcGGCCACAGCCAGTGACTGATATGGGAGCATGCTAGACCCCACCTCAGATGAGAAACAGCCCCTTATAgtgcaggggtggggctggggggctggTCAGCACCTGCCCAGCAGCAGGCCCCAGCAGGCCCAGCCTCAGTGTGGCCACCACCCTGCCCTACACTGCCCCCTCTGCCCAGGGTCTCTCAGCCGCCCTCCTGCTGGCACTTGGTCTCTGTTGCACATAGACGTCTGTCTCTGGCCAGCCATAGTGGCTGAGCTCAGAGCCTGGAGCCCGGGGCTGCAATGTCCACCCTGTCCCTGACACACACCTGACCCCAAGACAAAAACACAAAGCAGGAGGCACAGGAAGGTTGGAATTGCTTTTATTGGGGGCGGATGCCGCAAGGCCCCGCCCACGGTCAGGTTAGTGTTCTGCCCTTGCAGAGGCGCCAGCAGCCTGACACCTCCACCTGCCACCCGCCCAGGGTTAGTGGAACATGCAAAgctcagaaggtggaggcaggggCGGTCGCTGCTGAGGCCAGGGCTGGGTGGAACAGGACGgtcagcacagagcctggccgGCGTCCCTGGGCCCAAAGAGGGCTGGGGCTCCCTGGGAGAGAGACGGGCAGGCAGCACCCCAGGGTGGGGTCCACAAGCTGAAGGGGCCCCTGGACCCACCAGGGcaggtctgcagctcccagccatgCCAGCTGGAACGTACATCTCCCCACCGGGTCTGGGTCCTCAGGGCCTGGGGTTAGAGGCCGACAAGGAAGGCACTTACTAGGGGAACAGAGGCTGGAGGCTGATGCCGGAGGCCAGAGGTCTCAGGAGTGAGTGTGGGGGGTGAGCTGGAAAGCACAGATCAGACAGCACTGTGGGGGCTGGGCCCGAGGGCCTCATCTTCCCATGGGGAAGGGGCTTCTCTGGGTAGACTGGGAGAGAGGCCGACTGGGGCTCCCCATCCCCAGCAAGGCCTACCGTGCAGGCCAGTGCTAGAAACACCAGGGCAGAAACGCCAGCCCAGGGCTCCAGCCCTGAGAGGCTGAGGGCCCTCTACTGACGGGGCTGAGCCCAGCTGCCCTGTGCAGCTAGGACAGGCAGACGGGCAACCCTGGGGACAGGAGGGTGGGCTGGGGCCCAGCGTGGGACCCTCCAAGGCACCTGGCTGTGTGAGTGGCAGGTAGAGGGGAGTGGGGAGACCCGAGGGGGTGAGACGGCCAGCAGCTGGGCCAGCCCTGTCCCCCAAGATACAGGCTGTCTGGACAGcagatatatattaatatattagtcTGGTCTTTTTGGTTAAACTTTAGGCACCACTTGGGAGGAAGACACCTTTAAGCGTTGAAAACGACCCCAGTGCCTCGGTGGGAGCCGGGCTGGGCCGCATGCAGAGCGGGGTGGGCGCAGGCAGGCTCAGGCCACGGCGGACTCAGGGCCCCCCACGGAGGCCGAGGACCCTGAGGCGTAGCGGCGGCCGTAGCCCGAGGAGGAGTAGGAGGACGAAGAGAAGGTCATGGAGAAGCCAGAGCCAGTGGCGTCAAAGCTGCCGCGGCGGGAGCCGGCCCGGGAGCCAGTGCGGGAGCCGGTGCGGGAGCCGGCGGTGGAGCCGGAGCCGCTGACGCTGTAGGGGCTGTAGTAGCCCTTGCTGGACTGCGCGGCAGCCTCCAGCAGCCGCAGCCCTGTGCCCTCCTCCACCATGCTGCGGTCCAGCGCGTCCTTGTAGGAGATCTTGAGCTTGGTCTTAGGGCAGGTGAGGTACTTGGAGTAGGCGCCCACATCACGCAGCTTCTGTGCAGTGCGGGCATCCACCGTGCCACGCTGCAGGGCCTCATCCAAGGGCACGCGGCCCGGCGTGTCGGGCTCAATCAGGCCACCGGTCAGGTACTGCACCTCCAGGAAGCGCTGGCCGGCCTCGTAGTAGAGCCAGCCCTTCTTCAGGGCCTGGGCGGCCGACATCTTGGTCTTGGTGCGTGGGTCCTCAAAGCCGCAGAAGGCCTTCTGGGCCAGATTGATGCGGTCCACCATGATCTTGTCCACCAGGCCCTTGTTGACAGCGTCGGTGACAGGGAAGCGCTCACCGGTGCTGGGGTCGATGATGCCCCCGGTGCAGGCCTGTGCCTCCAGCAGTCGCTGCCCTGTGATGTTATCCACCAGGTTGCGGTGCATGGCCTCGGTGATGGACACCTTCTCCAGCGTCTCCGTGTCCAGGATGCCAGCCACGGGGCCCGTCTCCTCAGTGGGGTCTGACCAGGAGGCCAGCTGGGTCCTGGAGACGGCGGGGCTGATGGGGTAGGAGGAGGAGGATCCCACGGAGGAGGAACGGGACCGGAAGCCGCTGGCATTGCCCGAGAGCATGTCGGCGAACTCGGTGATGGAGAGCGTGCCGGCGCGGTACTGGTCCAGTGCCGAGCGGTCGATGAGGTTCTTGGCGATGGCGTCGTCAATGTCGTATTGGCGGCCGGAGCGGCGGTCGATGATCATGGACTTAACTACGCCGTCCGAGGAGGAGATGGTGATCTCCTCCCACTCGCACTCCTGCTCGGACAGCTCCAGGTACGTCTGGTGGTCAATGAGGCCCTTGCGGTAGGCCTCGTACACGGACATCTCCTTGCCCGTCTCGGGGTCCACGATGACCACTCGGCGCTTGCGCACGGAGGACTTGGAGGACGTCTTCCGCTCCCGCTTCTTCTCCTTCAGCGGCAGGAGGCACAGGCCCGTCTGGGGGTCGGTGATACAACGCTCCATCAGCTGCAGGTAGGTGAGGTTCTCCTCCGTGTTGGGGTCAAAGAAGCCCTTGGTGTCATCCGAGGGGTCGGTCAGGATCTCGTTCATCTCCTCGTCGAAGAGGCCACGCTTGTAGGCCACCTCCACGGGCAGCCGGTGGCTCTCCTCGGGGTCGATGATGCCACCCGTGGCGATCTGGGCCTCCAGCAGGCGGATGCCGTGGTCCTTCAGGATCAGGCCCTTCTTCATGGCCTGGAAGAGGGAGATGAGCTTCCCAGAGTAAGGGTCCTTGTACCCGGTGACGGCTCGCTCGGCCGACAGCAGCTTGTCCTTGAACTCGGGGCCCACGATGCCCATACGCACAGCCTCCTCCACCGTCAGCTTCAGTCCCTTGATGGGGTCGATGACGTACCCGGTGGCCGCCTGTGCCTCTAGAAGCTCAAAGGCCGTGCCGGGGCGGATGATGCCCTTCTTCATGGCCTGGTACACCGAGAGCCGTTCCTTGGTGGCGTCCACGAAGACGCCGGCGATGCAGCTGGTGCCTTCCAGGAACTTCTGTAAGTTCTTGGTGACCTCCTCGATGGAGGTCAGGCCCTCCCGCAGCTGCAGCGCCGTGGCCTCGTCCATGACCTGCGAGCGCACCAGCTCCTCCACGGTGATCTGCTTCCGCAGGCCACGGAAGGTCAGCTTGCGAGCGTCCGACAGCGGCAGGAGCAGCTGGCCGGTGCCATCGTCACGGCGACACCGTCTGAGCAGCTGTGTGTAGCTGAGGCGCTCGTCGGTGGACGGGTCCACGTAGCTGCGCACCTCGCTGGGCTCGGAGAGCTGGTCGTGCGTGTCCTTGTTGAGGTAGCCGCGCTGGTAAGCCACCTCCAGTGGAAGGTGGAAGCCCAGGCGGGGGTCCACGATGCCGCCGGTGGCCAGCTGGGCATCCAGCAGCCGCAGGGCCTCCTCAGTAGGGATCAGCTCCTTCTTCATGGCCTGGAAGAGTGAGATGGTCTGCTCAGTGTAGGGGTCGCGGTAGCCGGTGACCGCCCGCTCAGCCGAGAGCAGGCGGTCGTGCAGCTCAGGCCCCACCAGGCCCTTCCGCACAGCCTCATCCACAGTCAGCCGCTGCCCCTTCACTGGATCCAGCAGGAAGCCCGTGGCTGCCTGTGCCTCCAGCAGCAGGCGGGCCACCTCGGCACTCAGCAGCCCTTTCTTGAGGGCCTGGTAGATGCTCAGTGTCTGCCTGGAGCCGGGCAAGTAGACGCCGGCCACGCAGCCCGTGCCATAGAGGTAGCGCCAGGCGGACTCCGCCTCGAGGGCCTCACGGAGGCTCCTGGTGCCCTCCCGGAGCAGGTTGTAGGTCTCGAGGGAGATGATCCGAGCCTCGTAGAGGTCCTCAGCCGTGAGGCGGCGGCGCACGTAGTCGTAGGAGGCCAGACCCTGCTGGCGGATGATCTCCGTCTTCTCAATGATctcaatgatgatgatgatcatgcgTTCCTTGGTCACCCGGCCGGCCTGAAAGTCAGCCATCAGCTGGGCCCGCTGCTCCTCGGGGATCAGGTCCGACTGCATCACCTCCCACAGGGACATGGTGGAGCCGCCGTGGCTGCCGCCGCCAGGAATGTCAATCTGCGTCTCTTCAAATGCCCTTCGTGTCTCCTCCTCAGTGTACACCTGTGTGGTctccaccacctcagccttctcCGCCCCTTTCAATGGCAAGAGGCGCAGGCCCGTCTCAGGGTCCTCCACGCAGCGCTCCAGCAGCTGCCTATATGTGAGGTTCTCGTGCGTGTTGGGGTCAAAGAAGCCCTTGGTGTCGTCGCTGGGGTCCGCCAAGACGCGGTTCATCTCCTCGTTGAAGTAGCCACGCTGGTAGGCCACGTCCACGGGCACGCGGTGGCTGTGCACGGGGTCGATGATGCCACCCGTGGCGATCTGGGCCTCCAGCAGGCGGATGCCATGCTGCCGGAGGACCAGGCCCTTCTGCATGGCCTGGAAGAGGGAGATGGTACTGCCTGAGTAGGGGTCTCTGTAGCCGGTGACAGCCTTCTCGGCCGACAGCAGCTGCTCATGAAGCTCGGGGCCCACCACGCCTGCCTTCACGGCCTCGTGGACATACAGGCGCTGGTTCCGCACGGGGTCCACCAGGAAGCCAGTGGCCGCCTGCGCCTCCAGCAGGAGCGCAGCGGTGCTGGGTCTCAGCAGGCCCCGGCGCATGGCCTCGTAGATGGACACCTTCTCCTTGGTGTCCTCCAGGTAGATGCCAGCGAGGCAGCCACTGCCCTGCAGCAGCGTCCGCACGGAGTCCAGCTCCGAAAGGTCCTTGACCGTCGTCTTGCCGTCCTTGAGCTGCTCAAACTGGGCTCTGCTGAGGACCCTGGAAGCCAGGAGCTCACTGGCTGGCACAGGGGCACGGAGGCCGCTGAAGGACAGCCTCTCCTGCCGCAGGGTCTCCACCTCCTCCACGATGGTGATGAGGATCTTGATGACCTTCTCCACGGTGACCTTGCCGGTGCGGAATTGACGCAGCAGCTCCTGCCGCTGCTCTGCGGTGAAGTACTCAGAGCTGATGAGCTCCCACACTGTCACCGTCCTGCCCTTGAAGCCACCCACGGGGACGTCAACCGGGGTCTTCTCGAAGGTCTCACGGGCCTGCAGCTCTGAGTAGAGCTCCTCCTGCCGGGCCCGAGCAGCCTTCTCTGAGAGCGGCAGCAGGCTCAGCCCAGTCAGCTGGTCGGGCCGGCACCGCTGCTGGAGCTCGCTGTAGGTGACCGGCTCCCCTGTGCTGGGGTCACAGTAGGCCTTGGCGTCAGCCCTTGGTGCTGACAGGGCCCTGCTGGTCTCCTCGTCCAGGAAGCCTCGGGCGCAGGCAACATCCAGGGGCACGCGGTGGCTCTTGCTGGGGTCCACGACACCGCCCGTGGACAACTGGGCGTCCAACAGGCGCAGGCCCTGCTCCCGGGGAATGAGGCCCTTCTTCAGGGCCTGGAACAGCGAGACACTCTGCCCCGTGTAGGGGTCCCTGTATCCCGTCACAGCCTTCTCGGCTGACAGCAGCTTCTCATGAAACTCGGGGCCCACCAGGCCGGCGCGCACTGCCTCGTCCACGGTCAGCCGGGCGCTGGTGGAGGGGTCGATGATGTGCCCGGTGCCAGCCTGGGCTTCCAACAGGGCCACAGCCACGTCGGACGGCAGCAGGTCTTTCTTCAGGGCGTCGTAGACGCTCAGCTTCTGCCCTGCCTCCTCCAGCCACACGCCTGCGATGACGTTGGCACCCCGGAGGGCCCGCCGCACAGCGTCCACCTCGGCCACCTCTCGCACAGAGCGCTCACCTTGTTGCAGCTGGTGGTAGAGCTCGCGGTCGATGACCCTGCTCTCCAGCAGCTCGGCGGCTGGCACCAGGCTGCGCAGGCCCTCGAAGCAGAGCTGGCCCTTctgctcctgctcctccaccaccgTGATGATGATCTTGATGATCTTCTCCACCGTGATCCGGCCCGTGCGGAACTGCCGCAGCAGGTCCCGCCGCTGCTCCGCTGTGAAGTATTCCGAGTTGATGATTTCCCAGATGGTCACCGTCTTGCCCTGGAACTTGCCGAACGGCGCGGACACAGTGGCCTTCTCAAAGACGTCCCGGGCCTCGGAGTCGGTGTAGACCAGCTCCCTGCCCTTGGCCGCCTTATCCGTGAGCGGCAGAAGGCGCAGGCCCGTCTCGGGGTCCTCCACGCAGCGCTCCAGCAGCTGCAGGTAGGTGAGGTTCTCGTGCGTGTTGGGGTCGAAGAAGCCCTTGGTGTCGTCGCTGGGGTCCGCCAGGACGCGGTTCATCTCCTCGTCGAAGTAGCCGCGCCGGTAGGCCACGTCCACGGGCACGCGGTGGCTGTGCACGGGGTCGATGACGCCACCCGTGGCGATCTGGGCCTCCAGCAGGCGGATGCCGTGCTCCCGGACGATGAGGCCCTTCTGCATGGCTTGGAAGAGGGAGATCTGCTGCCCGGTGTAGGGGTCCTTGTAGCCAGTGACGGCGCGCTCGGCCGACAGCAGCTTGTGGTGCAGCTCAGGGCCCACCACGCCCTCCTTCACAGCCTCATTGACAGTCAGCCGTCGGTTCCGCACCGGGTCCAGCAGGAAGCCTGAGGCTGCCTGAGCCTCCAGCAGGATGAGGGCCGTGCCAGGGCTCAGCAGCTGCCTCTGCAGGGCAGTGTAAACACTCAGCTTCTCATTGGTGGGCTTCAGCAACAGCCCTGCGATACTGCTGTGGCCCTGCAGGTAGTGGCGTACATCTTCCCGCCGCGCAAGCTCGTCCACTGTGGTGTGGCCCTGTGCCAGCCGCTGTAGCTCCTCCGCACTCAGGATGCCGGCCTCCTGCAGCCTCTGGGCTGGCACCTTCTGCCGCAGGCCATCGAAGCTGTGCTCCGGCTCTGTCTCTGTCGCGGGGCCATCAAGTGCATCCCGGCCGTTGGGCAGGGTCTTTGTGGCGGCCACCTGAGAGGCAGTGACCTCCTCTGAGTGCGCAAGTGCGGCCCGGTGCTCCTCCTCCAGGCGCTGCAGCTGCTCACGCAGCCTCTGGTTCTCCTCAGCCAGCAGCTCCTCCTGCTGCCGCCGCTGCCGCTCCAGCTGCTGCAGCTCCTCCTGCTTGCGCCGCACGCCCTCCTCGGCCTCATGCTGCCGCCGCCGGGCCTCCTCCATGCTGGCCACCAGCCGCTGCCGTTCCTGCTCCATCTgttgctgctgccgctgctgctccTCACGCAGCTGCTGTGCCTTGGCCACCTCGTCCTGGAAGAGCTGCTCCAGCTTGGCCTTCTCCTGCTCGATGAAGCGCTCCCTCTGTAGCAGGCTGTCCTTCTCAGAGAGGAAGCTCTGCTGCAGGGCCTGCGTCTCCTGCAGCAGTTGTTCCTGCTGCACCGTCTGCATCTGCAGAAGAAGAGGGTGTGATCAGGGACCGCCAGCCTGGGAGCACCCACCACCCACCGAAGCAGATCCCCAGGCCCACCCGCCTGTCGCATGGAGAGGGGGTGGTACCTCCTCAGACTTGAGCTGCAGCAGTTTGGCCTCCTGTTGGAGCTTCTCCTTCTCACGCTCCAGCTCAGCAATGGCCTCCCGCAGGCGCTCAGCATCGTGGTCACTCTGCTGTCGCTGGATCTCCAGTGTCTGCACCAGCGTCACCTTCTCCTGCGTAGCAAGCTCTGTGCGGTGCAGCTTCTCACCGATCTCCTCCGCCTGCTTCCGGAAGCGCTGGGCATCCTCCTCAGCGCGGGCCTGGGCGCGGCTCATCTCAGCCATACGCAGCTTGAGGCGCTCAGCCTCAGCACTCATCTCCAGCTGCCGCTGCCGCTCGGCCTCCAGTGTCCGCTGGAAGCCCTGCGTCTCCTCCGCCAGCTGCTGCGCCATCTGCTCCTTGTCCTCCTGCAGCCGCCGAGCCTGCTCCTGTGCAAGCTCCTTTTGCTGCTGCAGcagctctgcctcagccttgagCCGCGTAGCCTCCTGCACTGCCTGCATCTTCTCCTTGAGCATCTTCTCTGCCAAGGCTCGCTGCTGTGCCAGGTCCTCCTCTGCCAGCTGCCGCAGTCGCGCAGCCTCCTGAGCTGCCACGCTCAGCCGCGCGGCCTCCTCCGCCACCTGCTTCAtcttctcagcctcctcctgCAGGAAGCGCTGCGTATTGTCCTTGTCGCGCAAGATGAGTGCACGGTTCTCAGCCTCGATGCGTGCCTTGAGCTTGCTCAGCTCCTCC from Macaca mulatta isolate MMU2019108-1 chromosome 8, T2T-MMU8v2.0, whole genome shotgun sequence includes these protein-coding regions:
- the PLEC gene encoding plectin isoform X11, with protein sequence MEPSGSLFPSLVVVGHVVTLAAVWHWRRGRRWAQDEQDERDRVQKKTFTKWVNKHLIKHWRAEAQRHISDLYEDLRDGHNLISLLEVLSGDSLPREKGRMRFHKLQNVQIALDYLRHRQVKLVNIRNDDIADGNPKLTLGLIWTIILHFQISDIQVSGQSEDMTAKEKLLLWSQRMVEGYQGLRCDNFTSSWRDGRLFNAIIHRHKPMLIDMNKVYRQTNLENLDQAFSVAERDLGVTRLLDPEDVDVPQPDEKSIITYVSSLYDAMPRVPDVQDGVRANELQLRWQEYRELVLLLLQWIRHHTAAFEERRFPSSFEEIEILWSQFLKFKEMELPAKEADKNRSKGIYQSLEGAVQAGQLKVPPGYHPLDVEKEWGKLHVAILEREKQLRSEFERLECLQRIVTKLQMEAGLCEEQLNQADTLLQSDVRLLAAGKVPQRAGEVERDLDKADSMIRLLFNDVQTLKDGRHPQGEQMYRRVYRLHERLVAIRTEYNLRLKAGVAAPATQVTQVTLQSVQRRPELEDSTLRYLQDLLAWVEENQHRVDGAEWGVDLPSVEAQLGSHRGLHQSIEEFRAKIERARSDEGQLSPATRGAYRDCLGRLDLQYAKLLNSSKARLRSLESLHSFVAAATKELMWLNEKEEEEVGFDWSDRNTNMTAKKESYSALMRELELKEKKIKELQSAGDRLLREDHPARPTVESFQAALQTQWSWMLQLCCCIEAHLKENAAYFQFFSDVREAEGQLQKLQEALRRKYSCDRSATVTRLEDLLQDAQDEKEQLNEYKGHLSGLAKRAKAIVQLKPRHPAHPVRSRLPLLAVCDYKQVEVTVHKGDECQLVGPAQPSHWKVLSSSGSEAAVPSVCFLVPPPNQEAQEAVTRLEAQHQALVTLWHQLHVDMKSLLAWQSLRRDVQLIRSWSLATFRTLKPEEQRQALHSLELHYQAFLRDSQDAGGFGPEDRLMAEREYGSCSHHYQQLLQSLEQGAQEESRCQRCISELKDIRLQLEACETRTVHRLRLPLDKEPARECAQRIAEQQKAQAEVEGLGKGVARLSAEAEKVLALPEPSPAAPTLRSELELTLGKLEQVRSLSAIYLEKLKTISLVIHSTQGAEEVLRAHEEQLKEAQAVPATLPELEATKASLKKLRSQAEAQQPVFDALRDELRGAQEVGERLQQRHGERDVEVERWRERVAQLLERWQAVLVQTDVRQRELEQLGRQLRYYRESADPLGAWLQDARQRQEQIQAVPLANSQAVREQLRQEKALLEEIERHGEKVEECQRFAKQYINAIKDYELQLVTYKAQLEPVASPAKKPKVQSGSESVIQEYVDLRTRYSELTTLTSQYIKFISETLRRMEEEERLAEQQRAEERERLAEVEAALEKQRQLAEAHAQAKAQAEREAKELQQRMQEEVVRREEAAVDAQQQKRSIQEELQQLRQSSEAEIQAKARQAEAAERSRLRIEEEIRVVRLQLEATERQRGGAEGELQALRARAEEAEAQKRQAQEEAERLRRQVQDESQRKRQAEAELALRVKAEAEAAREKQRALQALEELRLQAEEAERRLRQAEVERARQVQVALETAQRSAEVELQSKRASFAEKTAQLERSLQEEHVAVAQLREEAERRAQQQAEAERAREEAERELERWQLKANEALRLRLQAEEVAQQKSLAQAEAEKQKEEAEREARRRGKAEEQAVRQRELAEQELEKQRQLAEGTAQQRLAAEQELIRLRAETEQGEQQRQLLEEELARLQREAAAATQKRQELEAELAKVRAEMEVLLASKARAEEESRSTSEKSKQRLEAEAGRFRELAEEAARLRALAEEAKRQRQLAEEDAARQRAEAERVLAEKLAAISEATRLKTEAEIALKEKEAENERLRRLAEDEAFQRRRLEEQAAQHKADIEERLAQLRKASDSELERQKGLVEDTLRQRRQVEEEILALKASFEKAAAGKAELELELGRIRSNAEDTLRSKEQAELEAARQRQLAAEEEQRRREAEERVQKSLAAEEEAARQRKAALEEVERLKAKVEEARRLRERAEQESARQLQLAQEAAQKRLQAEEKAHAFAVQQKEQELQQTLQQEQSVLDRLRSEAEAARRAAEEAEEARVQAEREAAQSRRQVEEAERLKQSAEEQAQARAQAQAAAEKLRKEAEQEAARRAQAEQAALRQKQAADAEMEKHKKFAEQTLRQKAQVEQELTTLRLQLEETDHQKNLLDEELQRLKAEATEAARQRSQVEEELFSVRVQMEELSKLKARIEAENRALILRDKDNTQRFLQEEAEKMKQVAEEAARLSVAAQEAARLRQLAEEDLAQQRALAEKMLKEKMQAVQEATRLKAEAELLQQQKELAQEQARRLQEDKEQMAQQLAEETQGFQRTLEAERQRQLEMSAEAERLKLRMAEMSRAQARAEEDAQRFRKQAEEIGEKLHRTELATQEKVTLVQTLEIQRQQSDHDAERLREAIAELEREKEKLQQEAKLLQLKSEEMQTVQQEQLLQETQALQQSFLSEKDSLLQRERFIEQEKAKLEQLFQDEVAKAQQLREEQQRQQQQMEQERQRLVASMEEARRRQHEAEEGVRRKQEELQQLERQRRQQEELLAEENQRLREQLQRLEEEHRAALAHSEEVTASQVAATKTLPNGRDALDGPATETEPEHSFDGLRQKVPAQRLQEAGILSAEELQRLAQGHTTVDELARREDVRHYLQGHSSIAGLLLKPTNEKLSVYTALQRQLLSPGTALILLEAQAASGFLLDPVRNRRLTVNEAVKEGVVGPELHHKLLSAERAVTGYKDPYTGQQISLFQAMQKGLIVREHGIRLLEAQIATGGVIDPVHSHRVPVDVAYRRGYFDEEMNRVLADPSDDTKGFFDPNTHENLTYLQLLERCVEDPETGLRLLPLTDKAAKGRELVYTDSEARDVFEKATVSAPFGKFQGKTVTIWEIINSEYFTAEQRRDLLRQFRTGRITVEKIIKIIITVVEEQEQKGQLCFEGLRSLVPAAELLESRVIDRELYHQLQQGERSVREVAEVDAVRRALRGANVIAGVWLEEAGQKLSVYDALKKDLLPSDVAVALLEAQAGTGHIIDPSTSARLTVDEAVRAGLVGPEFHEKLLSAEKAVTGYRDPYTGQSVSLFQALKKGLIPREQGLRLLDAQLSTGGVVDPSKSHRVPLDVACARGFLDEETSRALSAPRADAKAYCDPSTGEPVTYSELQQRCRPDQLTGLSLLPLSEKAARARQEELYSELQARETFEKTPVDVPVGGFKGRTVTVWELISSEYFTAEQRQELLRQFRTGKVTVEKVIKILITIVEEVETLRQERLSFSGLRAPVPASELLASRVLSRAQFEQLKDGKTTVKDLSELDSVRTLLQGSGCLAGIYLEDTKEKVSIYEAMRRGLLRPSTAALLLEAQAATGFLVDPVRNQRLYVHEAVKAGVVGPELHEQLLSAEKAVTGYRDPYSGSTISLFQAMQKGLVLRQHGIRLLEAQIATGGIIDPVHSHRVPVDVAYQRGYFNEEMNRVLADPSDDTKGFFDPNTHENLTYRQLLERCVEDPETGLRLLPLKGAEKAEVVETTQVYTEEETRRAFEETQIDIPGGGSHGGSTMSLWEVMQSDLIPEEQRAQLMADFQAGRVTKERMIIIIIEIIEKTEIIRQQGLASYDYVRRRLTAEDLYEARIISLETYNLLREGTRSLREALEAESAWRYLYGTGCVAGVYLPGSRQTLSIYQALKKGLLSAEVARLLLEAQAATGFLLDPVKGQRLTVDEAVRKGLVGPELHDRLLSAERAVTGYRDPYTEQTISLFQAMKKELIPTEEALRLLDAQLATGGIVDPRLGFHLPLEVAYQRGYLNKDTHDQLSEPSEVRSYVDPSTDERLSYTQLLRRCRRDDGTGQLLLPLSDARKLTFRGLRKQITVEELVRSQVMDEATALQLREGLTSIEEVTKNLQKFLEGTSCIAGVFVDATKERLSVYQAMKKGIIRPGTAFELLEAQAATGYVIDPIKGLKLTVEEAVRMGIVGPEFKDKLLSAERAVTGYKDPYSGKLISLFQAMKKGLILKDHGIRLLEAQIATGGIIDPEESHRLPVEVAYKRGLFDEEMNEILTDPSDDTKGFFDPNTEENLTYLQLMERCITDPQTGLCLLPLKEKKRERKTSSKSSVRKRRVVIVDPETGKEMSVYEAYRKGLIDHQTYLELSEQECEWEEITISSSDGVVKSMIIDRRSGRQYDIDDAIAKNLIDRSALDQYRAGTLSITEFADMLSGNASGFRSRSSSVGSSSSYPISPAVSRTQLASWSDPTEETGPVAGILDTETLEKVSITEAMHRNLVDNITGQRLLEAQACTGGIIDPSTGERFPVTDAVNKGLVDKIMVDRINLAQKAFCGFEDPRTKTKMSAAQALKKGWLYYEAGQRFLEVQYLTGGLIEPDTPGRVPLDEALQRGTVDARTAQKLRDVGAYSKYLTCPKTKLKISYKDALDRSMVEEGTGLRLLEAAAQSSKGYYSPYSVSGSGSTAGSRTGSRTGSRAGSRRGSFDATGSGFSMTFSSSSYSSSGYGRRYASGSSASVGGPESAVA